From a region of the Acidobacteriota bacterium genome:
- a CDS encoding tetratricopeptide repeat protein: MNWRSTLTALAAAAVVAAAGAASGQTTRDEEFARRQYDAGLAFLRDGRYAEALKDFQAVVDGFASSSLADDAMLRIAEYHLDVAGDPATAMATVEALLKRYPSGTAAPFAHVLAGRVALAGGRGEAQLSGALASFDRAVMLYPRSLVVPEATFHAGEALQSVRQHEEALERFVRVSLEYPATSWAIRADLAAARSLVATGRAAAAPAVVQRARSRALAAGDAALADEALRLNTILYRLYLKPQARSRFGFGQAFAGGRQIRDVVAMRFAPAGDLWVATSNGAVGYAAADGSPAGSLASAQGRGLTVLADGSMQLVHRGGLQGPRTPPRTFAAADGRPLDDVAAAVGLSTGDVVVADRRRRAVLRFAPDGRPGASFAAVNASALAVSPMDEVAALDRDAKSVAVFDRDGRPVTRIATKGTGYQLNNPVDVAFDTLGHLYVADRNTGQVLVFDLRGSLVTTVASDRVRQPAAIAVDAAGRLYVADDRARQVLVFR, encoded by the coding sequence ATGAATTGGCGTTCCACACTCACGGCGCTCGCGGCGGCGGCCGTCGTCGCCGCGGCCGGCGCCGCGTCCGGGCAGACCACGCGCGACGAGGAATTCGCCCGCCGGCAGTACGACGCCGGCCTCGCCTTCTTGCGCGACGGGCGATATGCCGAGGCCCTGAAGGACTTCCAGGCCGTCGTCGACGGTTTCGCGTCGAGCTCGCTCGCCGACGACGCGATGCTGCGCATCGCCGAGTATCACCTCGACGTGGCGGGCGATCCGGCCACGGCGATGGCGACGGTCGAAGCCCTGCTCAAGCGCTATCCGAGCGGCACGGCCGCGCCCTTTGCGCACGTCCTGGCGGGGCGGGTCGCGCTGGCCGGCGGACGGGGCGAGGCGCAGCTCTCGGGCGCGCTCGCGAGCTTCGACCGCGCGGTCATGCTCTACCCGCGCTCGCTCGTCGTGCCCGAGGCGACCTTCCACGCCGGCGAGGCGCTGCAGAGCGTGCGCCAGCACGAAGAGGCGCTCGAGCGGTTCGTCCGGGTGTCGCTCGAGTACCCGGCGACGAGCTGGGCGATCAGGGCCGACCTGGCGGCGGCGCGATCGCTCGTGGCCACCGGCCGCGCGGCCGCCGCACCGGCCGTCGTGCAGCGGGCGCGGTCGCGAGCGCTTGCCGCGGGCGATGCCGCGCTGGCCGACGAGGCCTTGCGTCTCAACACCATCCTGTACCGCCTGTATCTCAAGCCGCAGGCGCGTTCGCGCTTCGGGTTCGGCCAGGCGTTCGCCGGCGGACGCCAGATCCGCGACGTCGTCGCCATGCGCTTCGCGCCGGCGGGCGACCTGTGGGTCGCCACGTCCAACGGCGCCGTCGGCTATGCGGCCGCCGATGGCTCGCCAGCCGGCTCGCTGGCATCGGCGCAGGGGCGTGGTCTCACCGTGCTCGCCGACGGCTCGATGCAGCTCGTGCACCGTGGCGGCCTCCAGGGCCCGCGCACGCCGCCGCGCACCTTCGCCGCCGCCGACGGACGGCCACTCGACGATGTGGCGGCGGCGGTCGGGCTGTCGACGGGCGACGTCGTCGTGGCCGATCGCCGGCGACGGGCCGTGCTGCGCTTTGCGCCCGATGGCCGGCCCGGCGCGTCGTTTGCCGCCGTCAACGCGAGCGCGCTCGCCGTGTCGCCGATGGACGAAGTGGCGGCGCTCGACCGCGATGCCAAGTCGGTCGCCGTCTTCGATCGCGACGGACGGCCGGTGACCCGCATCGCGACGAAGGGCACCGGCTACCAGCTGAACAACCCGGTGGACGTGGCGTTCGACACGCTCGGCCACCTCTACGTCGCCGACCGCAACACGGGCCAGGTGCTCGTCTTCGACTTGCGCGGTTCGCTGGTGACGACGGTGGCGTCCGACCGCGTGCGCCAGCCGGCGGCGATTGCGGTCGATGCGGCCGGCCGCCTCTACGTCGCCGACGATCGCGCGCGACAGGTGCTGGTGTTCCGATGA
- a CDS encoding protein kinase: MVSDAPKKIGRYEILERVGRGGMGVLYKAMDPVLEREVAIKLMLSDFSTDETARPRFYREARAVARLQHRNIVTLFDFGEEDGTPYIVMEFLQGAPLDVSMREPGALSVDRKLDIVAQLCTGLHFSHRQGIIHRDVKPGNVWLLPDGGVKLLDFGIAKYGDATVTRGGDVIGSVSYMAPEQLAGREIDPRADLFAVGVVLYELLCGRRPFQADSPTAIMMKIMSEPPPPLNVQGLPPPLVDVVIRALEKDPAKRFQHAAEIAAELQVIRQSLGSETVDAPIGSTDGTTTHLSDKFRPATATSGGDMAGEAMITPARLEAYAPGATRSARWPLWAGLAVVAALAIGGGVLYLGPPGVPAGAEVKTDPAPQPSGPGGDTPEPGPPVDPSPGGTDPAGPAEMPAVVRFVTTPPGARLVVDGGTTEHTTPVELPRTSVAGRTVRVSQPGFEPLEATVTDAQASAGLVELQLSPVAVPVTVSFTGTYPFAVYDGRRELSSEADSHQLRLTGRRTLRLRAPAVFLDHGVTIDASAGRPVRVEAPGLGRLSVRTALETCNVLIDGQSLGFPPIVERQVAAGSHRLQLTCPDGQTQTTTVTITAGETHLELIR, translated from the coding sequence ATGGTGAGCGACGCCCCGAAGAAGATCGGCCGCTACGAGATCCTCGAACGTGTGGGTCGCGGCGGGATGGGTGTGCTCTACAAGGCGATGGACCCCGTGCTCGAGCGCGAGGTCGCCATCAAGCTGATGCTGTCGGACTTCTCGACCGACGAAACGGCCAGGCCGCGGTTCTACCGCGAAGCCCGCGCCGTCGCCAGGCTTCAGCATCGCAACATCGTGACGCTGTTCGACTTCGGTGAGGAAGACGGCACGCCTTACATCGTGATGGAGTTCCTGCAGGGCGCGCCGCTCGACGTCTCGATGCGCGAGCCTGGCGCGCTTTCGGTCGATCGCAAGCTCGACATCGTGGCGCAGCTCTGCACGGGCCTGCACTTCTCGCACCGCCAGGGCATCATCCATCGCGACGTGAAGCCGGGCAACGTCTGGCTCCTGCCCGACGGCGGCGTCAAACTGCTTGACTTCGGCATCGCCAAGTACGGCGACGCCACCGTCACCCGCGGCGGCGACGTCATCGGCTCGGTGTCGTACATGGCGCCCGAGCAGCTCGCCGGGCGCGAGATCGATCCGCGGGCCGACCTCTTCGCGGTCGGCGTCGTGCTCTACGAGCTGCTGTGCGGCCGGCGGCCGTTCCAGGCCGACTCGCCGACGGCCATCATGATGAAGATCATGAGTGAGCCGCCGCCGCCGCTCAACGTGCAGGGCCTGCCGCCGCCGCTCGTCGACGTCGTCATCCGCGCCCTCGAGAAGGACCCAGCCAAGCGCTTTCAACACGCCGCGGAGATTGCCGCCGAACTGCAGGTGATTCGGCAGTCGCTCGGATCGGAGACCGTCGACGCGCCCATCGGCTCGACCGACGGGACGACGACGCACCTGTCGGACAAGTTCCGGCCGGCGACGGCGACATCGGGCGGCGACATGGCGGGCGAGGCGATGATCACGCCGGCCCGGCTCGAGGCCTACGCGCCGGGCGCCACGAGGAGCGCCCGCTGGCCGCTCTGGGCCGGCCTCGCCGTGGTCGCGGCCCTTGCGATCGGCGGGGGCGTGCTCTATCTCGGCCCACCCGGGGTGCCTGCCGGGGCCGAGGTGAAGACCGACCCGGCGCCACAGCCGAGCGGGCCGGGCGGCGACACGCCGGAGCCGGGTCCACCCGTCGATCCGAGCCCCGGCGGAACCGACCCGGCGGGGCCCGCCGAGATGCCTGCGGTCGTCAGGTTCGTGACCACGCCGCCGGGCGCACGGCTCGTCGTCGACGGCGGGACGACCGAGCACACGACGCCGGTCGAACTGCCGCGCACGTCGGTGGCCGGGCGCACGGTGCGGGTGTCGCAGCCGGGCTTCGAGCCGCTCGAAGCCACCGTCACCGACGCGCAGGCGAGCGCCGGCCTCGTCGAGCTGCAGCTCAGCCCCGTCGCCGTCCCCGTGACCGTGTCGTTCACGGGCACCTACCCGTTCGCGGTGTACGATGGTCGCCGAGAGCTCTCGTCGGAGGCCGACTCGCACCAGCTGCGCCTCACCGGGCGGCGGACGCTGCGCCTGCGCGCGCCGGCGGTCTTCCTCGACCACGGCGTTACGATCGACGCGTCGGCCGGGCGGCCCGTGCGTGTCGAGGCCCCGGGCCTCGGCCGGCTCTCGGTGCGCACCGCGCTCGAGACGTGCAATGTCCTCATCGACGGCCAGTCGCTCGGCTTTCCCCCCATCGTCGAGCGTCAGGTCGCCGCGGGAAGCCATCGCCTCCAGTTGACCTGTCCCGACGGGCAGACCCAGACCACGACGGTGACGATTACCGCCGGAGAGACCCATCTCGAGTTGATTCGATGA
- a CDS encoding PEGA domain-containing protein, producing the protein MRLHRLVWACLGAVLVAVWLAMPAAAQTATLDPRLAEARRLLFDELDYERGVETLGRILADLEGRRDAPGAEDSLVEAYELRGRTFLGLGRTEEARADFQTLVRLRPAHRLTGQVSPRIVAFFDETRLPMVGSILLALDPADARLTLDGRPFEAIAGAIEVVVGTRVIEATREGYAPLTHTVEVRAGETTTVTLTMARTSATVAVVTAPADVEVVIDGVARGRTEPGGLRPDFEGWDRQLGVAPEDFSAPFVVGELGLGPHTVLLRRDCYVPIERRVDVERFGDFRLDPLKLEPAVGAIAVDSRVPGAIVILDGERRGAAPMTIADVCEGPHVLEVATSYGRDLRRLDVKMGERISIVASPRPVFALLQTTGVPAGQRGPDLRLAVERALGEAAAVTVQALPAEAVERAMARLQVPAGWLAFDAGLRPLDDEAGRLTSASRRDAGTKLAAALEVQGVAAVSVPPGGAPDQVLVSLLAAEATEPDVLDIRLDDPESLALALSGLAALPPLFRATVGLSAIDVLDQDGPVTTSGTPEGTIAVGEVVLEADGQPVATASELRRAVERAEKAGKTVLTVRSVGAQPRQVELPIVREPRLVTVGDQLLRASKAIVELRTRLVGTSGAEAQVIRLNLAGALIQAGSFAEARAELTQIDLPEGPGVGAGTVQYMLGLCAEGLGQATDARRHFQAAQASASWLTEDGPPVADLAARRLR; encoded by the coding sequence ATGAGACTGCATCGGCTGGTGTGGGCGTGCCTTGGGGCGGTGCTGGTCGCGGTGTGGCTGGCGATGCCGGCGGCCGCGCAGACGGCGACGCTCGACCCGCGGCTCGCCGAGGCGCGACGGCTGCTGTTTGATGAGCTCGATTACGAGCGCGGCGTCGAGACGCTCGGTCGCATCCTGGCCGATCTCGAGGGGCGTCGCGACGCGCCCGGCGCCGAGGACAGCCTGGTCGAAGCCTACGAGCTGCGCGGCCGGACGTTTCTCGGTCTCGGCCGGACCGAGGAGGCGCGCGCCGATTTCCAGACGCTCGTCCGGCTGCGTCCCGCGCATCGGCTGACGGGGCAGGTGTCGCCCCGCATCGTGGCGTTCTTCGACGAGACGCGCCTCCCGATGGTGGGCAGTATCCTGCTCGCGCTCGATCCGGCCGACGCCCGGCTCACGCTCGACGGCCGGCCGTTCGAGGCGATCGCCGGCGCGATCGAGGTCGTCGTCGGCACGCGCGTGATCGAGGCGACGAGAGAGGGATATGCGCCGCTGACGCACACCGTCGAGGTGCGGGCTGGCGAGACGACGACCGTGACACTGACCATGGCGCGAACGTCGGCCACGGTGGCGGTGGTCACCGCACCCGCCGACGTCGAGGTGGTGATCGACGGAGTGGCCCGCGGGCGCACCGAGCCCGGCGGCCTCCGACCGGATTTCGAGGGCTGGGATCGGCAGCTCGGCGTCGCTCCCGAGGACTTCTCGGCCCCCTTCGTCGTCGGCGAGCTCGGCCTCGGGCCGCACACCGTGCTGCTGCGCCGCGACTGTTACGTTCCCATCGAACGCCGTGTCGACGTCGAGCGCTTCGGCGACTTCCGGCTCGACCCGCTGAAACTCGAGCCCGCGGTCGGGGCGATTGCCGTCGACTCGCGCGTGCCGGGAGCCATCGTGATCCTCGATGGCGAGCGCCGCGGTGCCGCGCCGATGACGATCGCCGACGTATGCGAGGGGCCGCACGTGCTCGAGGTCGCGACATCATACGGCCGCGATCTCCGGCGGCTCGACGTGAAGATGGGCGAGCGGATCTCGATTGTGGCCTCGCCCCGCCCGGTGTTCGCGCTGCTGCAGACGACCGGCGTGCCGGCTGGCCAGCGCGGCCCCGATCTCCGGCTCGCCGTCGAGCGTGCGCTCGGCGAGGCCGCCGCCGTGACCGTGCAGGCCCTGCCGGCCGAGGCGGTCGAGCGGGCGATGGCGCGGCTGCAGGTCCCGGCGGGGTGGCTGGCATTTGATGCGGGCCTGCGTCCGCTCGACGACGAGGCCGGGCGGCTCACCTCGGCCTCGCGCCGCGATGCGGGAACCAAGCTCGCCGCGGCGCTCGAGGTCCAGGGCGTGGCGGCCGTGTCGGTGCCGCCGGGCGGGGCGCCCGACCAGGTTCTGGTGTCGCTGCTCGCAGCCGAGGCGACGGAACCGGACGTGCTCGACATCCGGCTCGACGACCCGGAGTCGCTTGCCCTCGCGCTTTCCGGACTCGCCGCGCTGCCGCCGCTCTTCCGTGCAACGGTGGGTCTGTCGGCCATCGACGTGCTCGACCAGGACGGCCCGGTGACGACGAGTGGTACGCCCGAGGGGACGATCGCGGTGGGGGAGGTCGTGCTCGAGGCCGACGGGCAGCCGGTGGCGACGGCGAGCGAGCTGCGCCGCGCGGTCGAGCGAGCCGAGAAGGCTGGCAAGACGGTCTTGACGGTGCGCAGCGTCGGCGCGCAGCCGCGGCAGGTCGAGCTGCCGATCGTGCGCGAGCCGCGTCTCGTGACCGTCGGCGACCAGTTGCTGCGTGCCAGCAAGGCGATCGTCGAGCTGCGCACGCGGCTCGTGGGGACCTCCGGGGCCGAGGCGCAGGTGATTCGGCTCAACCTCGCGGGGGCGTTGATCCAGGCGGGCAGCTTCGCCGAGGCGCGTGCGGAATTGACACAGATCGATCTCCCCGAGGGGCCGGGCGTTGGCGCGGGCACCGTGCAGTATATGCTCGGCTTGTGCGCCGAGGGTCTCGGCCAGGCGACCGACGCGCGGC